One genomic segment of Methanothermobacter wolfeii includes these proteins:
- the mvhA gene encoding F420-non-reducing hydrogenase subunit MvhA produces MVKLTMEPVTRIEGHAKITVHLDDAGNVEDTRLHIMEFRGFEKFLQGRPIEEAPRIVPRICGICDVQHHLAAAKAVDACFGFEPDDILPAAYKMREIMNWGSYMHSHGLHFYFLAAPDFIAGKDRKTRNVFQIIKDAPDVALQAIELRKNALELVRAIGGRPIHPTSSTPGGISTELDDETQKDLLKKAQRNVELAEATLELAVPIFEENIDLVNSLGNIETYHTGLVKDGVWDVYDGVVRIKDKEGNMFREFKPADYADTIAEHVKPYSWLKFPYIKDLGYPDGVYRVSPLSRLNVADKMPDAAPKAQEYFKEFRENFGYAQQTLLYHWARLIEILACAECAADALEGDLSGEKFPDSLERQAGDGVGIVEAPRGTLTHHYTCDENGLITRANIVVASIQNNPAMEMGIQKVAQDYIKPGVEVDDKIFNLMEMVIRAYDPCLSCATHTIDSQMRLATLEVYDSEGDLVKRI; encoded by the coding sequence ATGGTTAAACTCACAATGGAACCTGTAACCCGTATCGAGGGCCATGCCAAGATTACCGTACACCTTGATGATGCAGGTAATGTTGAAGACACCAGACTCCACATCATGGAATTCCGTGGATTCGAAAAGTTCCTCCAGGGAAGACCAATTGAGGAAGCACCAAGGATAGTTCCAAGGATCTGCGGTATCTGTGACGTTCAGCATCACCTTGCAGCTGCCAAGGCAGTTGACGCATGCTTCGGATTCGAACCGGATGATATCCTGCCTGCCGCCTACAAGATGAGGGAGATAATGAACTGGGGCTCATACATGCACTCCCACGGACTGCACTTCTACTTCCTCGCAGCCCCTGACTTCATAGCAGGCAAGGACAGGAAAACCAGGAACGTTTTCCAGATCATAAAGGACGCACCTGACGTTGCACTTCAGGCCATAGAGCTACGTAAAAACGCCCTTGAACTCGTCAGGGCAATAGGTGGCCGACCGATACACCCAACATCCTCCACACCAGGAGGTATTTCAACAGAACTCGATGATGAAACACAGAAGGACCTTCTCAAGAAGGCCCAGAGGAACGTTGAACTTGCAGAGGCCACCCTTGAACTTGCAGTGCCAATATTCGAGGAGAACATTGACCTTGTGAACTCCCTCGGGAACATTGAAACATACCACACAGGCCTTGTTAAGGACGGTGTATGGGACGTCTACGACGGTGTCGTGAGGATCAAGGACAAGGAAGGAAACATGTTCAGGGAGTTCAAGCCAGCAGACTATGCCGACACAATCGCAGAGCATGTTAAACCGTACTCATGGCTCAAATTCCCGTACATCAAGGACCTTGGCTACCCTGATGGTGTATACCGTGTATCACCACTCTCAAGGCTCAACGTTGCAGACAAGATGCCTGATGCCGCTCCAAAGGCACAGGAGTACTTCAAGGAATTCAGGGAAAACTTCGGATACGCACAGCAGACACTCCTCTACCACTGGGCAAGGCTCATAGAGATCCTTGCATGTGCTGAATGCGCCGCAGACGCCCTTGAAGGCGACCTTTCAGGTGAAAAATTCCCTGACTCCCTTGAGAGACAGGCAGGAGATGGTGTGGGTATAGTTGAGGCACCAAGGGGAACACTCACACACCACTACACCTGTGATGAAAATGGACTCATCACCAGGGCAAACATCGTGGTTGCATCAATCCAGAACAACCCTGCCATGGAGATGGGTATCCAGAAGGTTGCCCAGGACTACATCAAGCCAGGTGTTGAAGTGGATGATAAGATATTCAACCTCATGGAGATGGTTATAAGGGCATACGACCCATGTCTCTCCTGTGCAACACACACCATTGACAGTCAGATGAGACTTGCCACCTTGGAAGTTTACGACAGTGAAGGCGACCTTGTTAAAAGGATCTGA
- the mvhG gene encoding F420-non-reducing hydrogenase subunit MvhG: protein MAEKVKIGTMWLGGCAGCHLSIADFHEALIDVMELADFEFSPVLMDTKYDEIPELDVVIIEGGIVNDENREFAEELREKAKFVISYGTCAVYGGIPGLRNLWDKDEVIEEAYINSITTPNEEGVIPSEEVPHLEGRVKPLGEVIDVDFEVPGCPPRSDVVAEVVLALLKGEEVELPQTNLCEVCPREKPPEGLAMDFIKRQFEVGKPEDDLCLIPQGLICMGPATVSICGAECPSIAIPCRGCYGPTARVEDQGAKMISAIASDYKVEEDKTVDPEEVAEQLDDIVGTFYTFTLPAALVPMKIKKEGK from the coding sequence ATGGCCGAAAAAGTAAAAATAGGAACAATGTGGCTTGGAGGATGCGCCGGATGCCACCTATCCATCGCAGACTTCCACGAAGCACTTATTGATGTGATGGAACTTGCTGACTTTGAATTCAGCCCTGTTTTAATGGACACAAAATATGATGAAATCCCTGAACTTGACGTTGTGATCATAGAGGGTGGAATCGTAAACGATGAAAACAGGGAATTCGCCGAAGAACTGAGAGAAAAGGCAAAATTTGTCATAAGTTACGGTACATGTGCAGTTTATGGAGGAATACCTGGCCTCAGGAACCTCTGGGATAAGGATGAGGTCATCGAAGAGGCATACATAAACTCCATAACCACACCAAACGAGGAAGGCGTGATACCATCCGAAGAGGTACCGCACCTTGAAGGAAGGGTCAAACCCCTCGGTGAAGTAATAGACGTTGACTTTGAGGTGCCAGGATGCCCACCAAGGTCAGATGTGGTTGCAGAAGTTGTACTGGCCCTGCTAAAGGGCGAAGAAGTTGAACTGCCACAGACAAACCTCTGTGAAGTCTGCCCAAGGGAAAAACCACCGGAAGGCCTTGCAATGGACTTCATAAAGAGGCAGTTCGAGGTCGGTAAACCAGAAGATGACCTGTGCCTCATACCCCAGGGCCTCATCTGCATGGGTCCAGCAACAGTATCCATATGCGGAGCAGAGTGCCCCAGCATAGCCATACCATGCCGTGGCTGCTACGGTCCAACAGCACGTGTCGAGGACCAGGGCGCCAAGATGATAAGTGCTATAGCCTCTGACTACAAGGTCGAAGAGGACAAAACCGTCGACCCTGAGGAAGTGGCTGAACAGCTGGATGATATTGTTGGAACATTCTACACCTTCACACTTCCAGCCGCACTCGTACCAATGAAAATAAAGAAGGAGGGTAAATAG
- a CDS encoding hydrogenase iron-sulfur subunit encodes MAEDDIKIVMFCCNWCSYGGADTAGTARMQYPTNIRVIRVMCSGRIEPQFVLKAFREGADGVLVTGCHHGDCHYDAGNYKLDRRMRLIYKLADELGIGRERIHHDWISASEGEKFAETVKMMVDRIRALGPSPLKKQLAEA; translated from the coding sequence ATGGCTGAAGATGACATAAAAATTGTGATGTTCTGTTGTAACTGGTGTTCCTACGGTGGGGCCGACACCGCCGGAACAGCGAGGATGCAGTACCCTACAAACATTAGGGTTATCCGTGTGATGTGCTCAGGAAGGATAGAGCCACAGTTCGTTCTCAAGGCATTCAGGGAAGGCGCCGACGGTGTTCTGGTAACAGGATGCCACCATGGTGACTGCCACTACGATGCAGGGAACTACAAACTGGACAGGAGAATGAGACTCATCTACAAACTGGCAGATGAACTTGGAATCGGCAGGGAAAGGATCCACCACGACTGGATATCCGCATCAGAGGGTGAAAAGTTCGCTGAAACCGTTAAGATGATGGTTGACAGAATAAGGGCCCTTGGTCCATCCCCACTCAAAAAACAGTTAGCTGAAGCATAA
- the hmdC gene encoding 5,10-methenyltetrahydromethanopterin hydrogenase cofactor biosynthesis protein HmdC, whose product MHDIIREAINDPEAAWEIIKMDRNVTEVVDAVSDLSREDKIKLGATFKRFPLGCDLTELIVGTCASDLERMDLLGNCMVADAIGATIHVCAYAFADIAENYGMRPVELMRDVREITEVPLDLDHFGRYGPMRFPPSITGCGGQCYLEGPPFEGCPRERIHSRLIDREKEGLPDREEWVELASSVAVNLTPVQGADTHAAPLSEAEEVLEIARKHGKGVEAIMFVGDGYDDLISGFEAGLEMGVDVFVIEGGPFNLAGNRLDAFAGAVAAARILTPGKIVATNGAYEDECRIGLRAGLNAIITGFPRNHHGYMCGYSPGTARRGRFGLPRVMKIMRDEVPAGLTPVPVQKPQLEALAAAVKASGTENVYPERIGYTYVGDAHWACLPSTPIYERVRVKRDVNGLVEMAEAGEISGTVAVFGARFVSWVIAKKLDGLVDEFILVDRDPWVESVTVDNLSSELKSGVHGGGSDDRRAYELADSSVISTTIPQISAGISEKFTDAITLL is encoded by the coding sequence ATGCATGACATCATCAGGGAAGCCATAAATGACCCGGAAGCTGCATGGGAAATCATTAAGATGGACAGGAACGTCACAGAGGTGGTGGATGCTGTTTCTGACCTATCAAGAGAGGATAAAATCAAACTCGGAGCAACCTTCAAGAGATTTCCACTGGGATGTGACCTCACGGAGCTCATTGTAGGGACATGCGCATCCGACCTTGAGAGGATGGACCTCCTTGGAAACTGCATGGTAGCAGATGCCATCGGAGCAACCATACACGTGTGTGCATATGCATTTGCAGACATCGCCGAGAACTACGGTATGCGGCCGGTAGAACTCATGAGGGATGTCCGTGAGATAACCGAGGTCCCCCTCGACCTTGACCACTTTGGACGATACGGTCCCATGAGGTTCCCTCCTTCAATAACAGGCTGCGGGGGCCAGTGCTACCTCGAGGGACCGCCCTTTGAGGGCTGCCCGAGGGAACGCATACACTCGAGGCTCATTGACAGGGAGAAGGAGGGCCTCCCGGACAGAGAAGAATGGGTTGAACTCGCATCCTCGGTGGCGGTTAACCTTACACCGGTCCAGGGTGCCGATACACATGCAGCACCACTTAGCGAGGCAGAGGAGGTCCTTGAAATCGCAAGAAAGCACGGTAAGGGTGTTGAGGCCATAATGTTCGTTGGCGACGGGTATGATGACCTGATCTCAGGCTTTGAGGCAGGACTTGAGATGGGGGTGGATGTATTTGTTATAGAGGGAGGCCCCTTCAACCTTGCAGGTAACCGTCTGGACGCCTTTGCAGGGGCGGTTGCGGCTGCAAGGATACTGACACCTGGAAAGATAGTTGCAACCAACGGTGCCTATGAGGATGAATGCCGCATAGGACTCAGGGCGGGTCTCAATGCAATAATCACAGGGTTCCCCAGGAATCATCATGGATACATGTGCGGTTACAGTCCAGGGACAGCCAGGAGGGGTAGATTCGGGCTTCCAAGGGTCATGAAGATAATGAGGGATGAGGTCCCGGCTGGCCTCACACCGGTACCTGTACAGAAGCCCCAGCTCGAGGCCCTTGCAGCGGCGGTTAAGGCCAGCGGCACAGAGAACGTTTACCCTGAAAGGATAGGTTACACCTATGTGGGCGACGCCCACTGGGCCTGCCTCCCATCAACACCCATCTATGAGAGGGTCCGGGTAAAAAGGGATGTGAATGGCCTTGTTGAAATGGCTGAAGCCGGTGAAATATCTGGAACGGTCGCAGTATTCGGTGCAAGATTTGTTTCATGGGTCATTGCAAAGAAACTGGACGGCCTGGTGGATGAATTCATCCTCGTGGACAGGGACCCGTGGGTCGAGTCTGTAACCGTGGATAACCTCAGCTCTGAACTCAAATCAGGGGTTCACGGTGGAGGATCCGATGATAGGAGGGCCTATGAACTGGCAGACTCTTCGGTGATATCAACAACCATTCCACAGATATCTGCAGGAATTTCCGAAAAATTCACCGACGCCATAACCCTCCTATGA
- a CDS encoding hydrogenase iron-sulfur subunit, protein MSFEPKMVGFCCNWCSYGGADTAGTARMQYPPNVRIIRVMCSGRVNASMILKAFREGADGVFVGGCHIGDCHYDSGNYKWKRRAQFIEDILPEFGIEKERFRWDWISASEGEKFQKTMQEFHDQVKALGPLRRKEKYRAGK, encoded by the coding sequence ATGAGCTTCGAACCAAAAATGGTTGGATTCTGCTGTAACTGGTGTTCCTACGGCGGGGCCGACACCGCCGGAACAGCGAGGATGCAGTACCCCCCCAACGTCCGGATAATACGGGTGATGTGCTCTGGTCGTGTAAACGCCTCAATGATACTCAAGGCATTCAGGGAAGGCGCGGACGGTGTATTCGTTGGGGGATGCCATATAGGTGACTGTCACTACGATTCAGGAAACTACAAGTGGAAGAGAAGAGCCCAGTTCATTGAGGACATACTCCCAGAATTTGGAATTGAAAAGGAAAGGTTCAGATGGGACTGGATATCAGCATCAGAGGGTGAAAAATTCCAGAAGACAATGCAGGAATTCCATGACCAGGTGAAGGCCCTAGGGCCACTCAGGAGGAAGGAGAAATACCGGGCCGGAAAGTGA
- a CDS encoding Coenzyme F420 hydrogenase/dehydrogenase, beta subunit C-terminal domain, which translates to MKYLLARSTDEEIRKRGECGGAVTGIFKYMLDKDIVDGVLTLERGDDIYDGIPALIESSEDIVSTCGSLHCAPTMFGDLISKHLREMRLGVAVKPCDAMAIRELEKRHQIDPERVYKIGLNCGGTIRPVSAREMIELFYEVDPDEVVKEEIDKGKFIVELADGTRREISIDYLEEEGFGRRENCQRCEMMVPRNADIACGNWGAEEGWTFIEVNTERGEKLLEGARSGGYIETKTLPKKMIDIRDKIEKAMIRMAGEFQDKYLEEEYPSIEEWDEYWRRCINCFACRDACPVCFCNECELERDYLMEAEDRTPDPLTFQGVRMSHMGFSCINCGQCEDVCPMDIPVARIYHRIQRKYRDRTGFTAGISQQLPPMFSGEKD; encoded by the coding sequence ATGAAATACCTGCTTGCAAGATCAACCGATGAGGAAATCAGGAAGAGGGGAGAATGTGGCGGTGCCGTCACAGGCATATTCAAGTACATGCTGGATAAGGACATAGTAGACGGTGTTCTGACCCTTGAAAGGGGAGATGACATCTACGACGGTATCCCGGCACTCATTGAGAGCTCTGAGGACATAGTATCAACCTGCGGCTCACTGCACTGTGCGCCCACAATGTTCGGTGACCTGATCTCAAAACATCTCAGGGAAATGAGGCTTGGAGTGGCTGTCAAACCATGCGATGCCATGGCCATAAGGGAACTTGAGAAGAGGCACCAGATAGACCCTGAAAGGGTATACAAGATAGGACTCAACTGTGGAGGAACCATCAGGCCGGTTTCAGCTCGGGAGATGATAGAGCTGTTCTATGAGGTGGACCCCGACGAGGTTGTGAAGGAGGAGATCGATAAGGGGAAATTCATAGTTGAACTTGCAGATGGAACCCGCAGGGAGATATCAATAGACTACCTTGAGGAGGAGGGTTTCGGCAGACGTGAAAACTGCCAGAGATGCGAGATGATGGTCCCGAGGAACGCCGACATCGCCTGCGGTAACTGGGGAGCCGAGGAAGGATGGACCTTCATAGAGGTGAACACGGAGAGGGGTGAAAAACTCCTTGAGGGAGCAAGAAGCGGGGGCTACATTGAGACAAAAACTCTCCCCAAGAAGATGATAGATATCAGGGATAAAATCGAGAAGGCCATGATAAGGATGGCGGGAGAATTCCAGGACAAATACCTTGAAGAGGAGTACCCATCCATTGAGGAATGGGATGAATACTGGAGGCGCTGCATAAACTGCTTCGCATGCAGGGACGCATGCCCGGTCTGCTTCTGCAATGAATGTGAACTTGAAAGGGACTACCTCATGGAGGCAGAGGACCGCACACCGGACCCCCTCACATTCCAGGGGGTCAGAATGTCCCACATGGGATTCAGCTGCATTAACTGCGGCCAGTGCGAGGACGTCTGCCCCATGGACATCCCAGTTGCAAGGATCTACCATAGGATCCAGAGGAAGTACCGCGATAGAACCGGGTTCACAGCAGGTATCAGCCAGCAACTGCCACCAATGTTCAGCGGGGAAAAGGACTGA
- a CDS encoding molybdopterin-dependent oxidoreductase: MMVKHTVCPSCSAGCGVNLIEIEGSPVGTYPYKRHPVNEGKTCRPGRECHEIPVKERITSPAIKKSGALTGAGWEDALSLLADKLSSTSPEQISVLATGTLTDEEAAKLGELTEKLGINAGVLTGFPEFSYPEVKIEKIKDYKSIAVIGDPLTCAPLIGRRIFHAAERGAEVRSYDTRDSTRMSLNFNSHIRFSGAEELVGALEELPEGSLLIITPEIPGVIGSVVELADRKGLDVIPILEDFNTRGVMKHLKPLSEPPAEAEIVWLIDPGAEADHEIRSDFLVLQSIRRGEYSPDVFIPTAAWCEKSGSYTNALGYTQRLEPALPRPAGVLTDGEIFERISDYLER; encoded by the coding sequence ATGATGGTGAAACATACAGTATGCCCATCCTGCAGTGCCGGCTGCGGGGTGAACCTTATAGAAATTGAAGGATCCCCGGTGGGTACCTACCCCTACAAGAGGCACCCTGTTAATGAGGGGAAGACCTGCAGACCCGGCAGGGAATGCCATGAGATACCCGTAAAGGAGAGGATAACATCCCCCGCCATAAAAAAATCAGGAGCACTCACGGGTGCCGGCTGGGAAGATGCACTGTCACTGCTTGCAGATAAGCTGAGTTCCACATCCCCTGAACAGATATCTGTTCTTGCAACAGGGACCCTTACAGATGAAGAGGCAGCAAAGCTCGGTGAACTCACAGAAAAACTTGGAATAAATGCAGGTGTATTAACGGGTTTCCCTGAATTCAGCTACCCTGAAGTCAAAATCGAGAAAATTAAAGATTATAAAAGTATAGCTGTCATCGGCGATCCACTGACCTGCGCGCCCCTAATTGGAAGGAGGATATTCCATGCAGCCGAGAGGGGTGCAGAGGTAAGATCCTATGACACACGGGACTCAACCAGGATGAGCCTCAACTTCAATTCACACATCCGCTTCAGTGGAGCGGAGGAACTTGTCGGCGCCCTTGAGGAACTCCCTGAAGGATCACTCCTCATCATAACACCCGAGATACCAGGGGTCATAGGAAGCGTCGTTGAACTTGCAGACCGGAAGGGACTTGATGTCATCCCCATCCTTGAGGACTTCAACACAAGGGGGGTCATGAAACACCTCAAACCATTGAGTGAACCGCCCGCAGAAGCCGAAATTGTATGGTTAATCGATCCGGGAGCAGAGGCTGACCATGAAATCAGATCAGACTTTCTTGTTCTACAGTCCATAAGGAGGGGAGAATACAGTCCCGATGTCTTCATCCCCACAGCCGCCTGGTGTGAAAAATCAGGCTCATACACAAATGCCCTTGGATACACCCAGAGACTTGAACCAGCACTCCCCAGACCAGCGGGAGTCCTTACAGATGGAGAAATATTTGAAAGAATTTCAGATTACCTGGAGAGGTGA
- the hmd gene encoding 5,10-methenyltetrahydromethanopterin hydrogenase produces MKLAILGAGCYRTHAASGITNFSRACEVAEMVGKPEIAMTHSTITMGAELKELAGVDEVVVADPVFDNQFTVIDDFAYEDVIEAHKEDPEKIMPQIREKVNEVAKELPKPPEGAIHFTHPEDLGFEITTDDREAVADADFIMTWFPKGDMQPGIINKFIDDIKPGAIVTHACTIPTTKFYKIFEEKHGDLVTRPETLNVTSYHPGAVPEMKGQVYIAEGYASEEAINTLFELGQKARGNAYKLPAELLGPVCDMCSALTAITYAGILTYRDSVTQVLGAPAGFAQMMAKESLEQLTALMDKVGIDKMEESLDPGALLGTADSMNFGASAEILPTVFEVLEKRKK; encoded by the coding sequence ATGAAACTTGCAATACTAGGTGCAGGATGTTACAGGACCCACGCGGCCAGTGGAATAACAAACTTCTCCAGGGCCTGCGAAGTCGCTGAAATGGTTGGAAAACCAGAAATAGCCATGACCCATTCCACAATAACAATGGGTGCAGAGCTCAAGGAACTTGCAGGTGTGGATGAAGTCGTTGTCGCCGACCCTGTCTTTGACAACCAGTTCACAGTGATAGACGACTTCGCCTACGAGGACGTTATAGAGGCCCACAAGGAGGACCCTGAAAAGATAATGCCCCAGATAAGGGAAAAGGTCAACGAAGTTGCAAAGGAACTTCCAAAACCACCTGAAGGCGCAATCCACTTCACACACCCTGAAGACCTTGGATTCGAAATAACAACCGATGACAGGGAAGCTGTTGCAGATGCTGACTTCATAATGACCTGGTTCCCTAAGGGTGACATGCAGCCAGGCATAATCAACAAATTCATAGACGACATAAAACCAGGTGCAATAGTCACCCACGCATGTACAATCCCAACCACCAAGTTCTACAAGATATTTGAAGAAAAACACGGTGACCTCGTAACCAGACCTGAAACACTCAACGTAACATCCTACCACCCTGGTGCTGTACCTGAAATGAAGGGGCAGGTTTACATTGCAGAGGGCTACGCCTCAGAGGAAGCCATAAACACCCTCTTCGAACTCGGACAGAAGGCAAGGGGCAACGCATACAAACTGCCAGCCGAACTCCTGGGACCTGTCTGTGACATGTGCTCTGCACTCACAGCCATAACATACGCCGGTATACTCACCTACAGGGACTCAGTTACACAGGTCCTCGGTGCACCTGCAGGTTTCGCACAGATGATGGCCAAGGAGTCACTCGAACAGTTAACAGCCCTCATGGATAAGGTTGGAATAGACAAAATGGAAGAAAGCCTTGACCCCGGTGCACTTCTGGGTACCGCCGACTCCATGAACTTCGGAGCATCAGCAGAAATACTGCCAACAGTATTTGAAGTCCTCGAGAAGAGGAAAAAATAA
- the hmdB gene encoding 5,10-methenyltetrahydromethanopterin hydrogenase cofactor biosynthesis protein HmdB, whose product MINRILKRAESGNPLSDEELLELFRINRPEEFADLMDTAFNIMRDHRDRVKLTSTVHITNICQVTPRCRYCGFAAGTSKNGYYTPFFKTDDEILEAVRIIEESGIPRVSCSGAHGFNGEHAVKAAEIVKENTSLELLINVGADLTLSSTRKLADYGTDTVCCNLETINNDLFNLIKPGERLEDRIRVCESVCDSGIELSSGLLIGLGESYADRIRHLRFLDEFESLGEIPIMGFNPYSGTPMENHPPCPLDEQMKTIAITRILYPDIRITVPTPTIGPENARFSLMAGADNLATVIPDGYPHDVKGVGSPRYGNLNDVLMVIQEMGLKPQLNFAPEAEGVAIL is encoded by the coding sequence TTGATAAACAGGATACTTAAAAGGGCAGAGTCCGGGAACCCCCTTAGTGATGAGGAATTACTTGAACTGTTCAGGATAAACAGGCCAGAGGAATTTGCAGACCTGATGGACACAGCATTCAATATCATGCGCGACCACAGGGATCGTGTTAAATTAACATCAACGGTGCACATAACAAACATCTGCCAGGTCACCCCAAGGTGCAGGTACTGTGGATTCGCCGCCGGCACATCAAAAAATGGATACTACACCCCCTTCTTCAAAACCGATGATGAGATACTTGAAGCGGTACGGATAATAGAGGAATCAGGGATTCCACGGGTCAGCTGCTCAGGAGCCCACGGCTTTAATGGGGAACACGCGGTTAAGGCTGCTGAGATAGTCAAGGAGAACACCTCACTCGAGCTCCTCATAAATGTTGGAGCCGACCTCACCTTAAGCTCAACAAGAAAACTTGCAGACTACGGAACTGACACTGTCTGCTGCAACCTTGAAACCATCAATAATGATCTTTTTAATCTTATAAAGCCGGGTGAAAGGCTTGAAGATCGTATAAGGGTATGCGAGTCTGTATGTGACAGTGGAATAGAACTTTCAAGCGGTCTTCTCATCGGGCTTGGTGAAAGTTATGCTGATCGAATAAGACACCTCAGATTTCTGGATGAATTTGAAAGCCTTGGTGAGATACCCATAATGGGTTTCAACCCCTACAGCGGCACCCCCATGGAGAACCACCCCCCATGTCCACTTGACGAACAGATGAAGACCATAGCCATTACACGGATCCTCTACCCAGATATCAGGATAACCGTTCCGACACCAACCATCGGCCCTGAAAATGCCAGGTTCTCACTCATGGCAGGTGCAGATAACCTTGCAACCGTCATACCCGACGGATACCCCCATGACGTCAAGGGTGTGGGTTCACCAAGGTACGGCAACCTCAACGATGTCCTCATGGTCATCCAGGAGATGGGTCTCAAACCACAGTTAAATTTTGCACCTGAGGCAGAGGGTGTTGCAATCCTCTAA
- a CDS encoding DUF3236 domain-containing protein, with protein sequence MLEDLIREAYLESAENRRRGDREEEVRAIRDYIRSAGRIAVPNWNQEKIRVINEVLAEFGLPEAEHLQFNTSWVDLTRMPAVTKALLALDISGADLVIARGRLGVPGSGSLLVIMDSRGRLLSAATSPPHVLHGKPVAEAVRSEMRLALERLGFTMEK encoded by the coding sequence ATGCTGGAGGACCTTATCAGGGAAGCCTACCTTGAATCTGCAGAAAACAGGAGGCGCGGTGACCGGGAGGAAGAAGTTAGGGCCATAAGGGATTACATCAGGAGCGCCGGGCGGATAGCGGTGCCCAACTGGAACCAGGAAAAAATAAGGGTCATAAATGAAGTCCTGGCCGAATTCGGCCTCCCAGAGGCGGAGCACCTCCAGTTCAACACCAGCTGGGTTGACCTTACAAGGATGCCCGCTGTTACAAAGGCCCTCCTCGCCCTGGATATATCTGGTGCTGACCTTGTGATAGCCAGGGGGAGGCTGGGTGTGCCGGGTTCAGGTTCACTCCTTGTAATAATGGACTCCAGGGGCAGGTTGCTATCAGCAGCCACCTCCCCACCACATGTACTGCATGGGAAACCCGTGGCTGAAGCTGTGAGATCCGAGATGAGACTTGCCCTTGAAAGGCTAGGTTTCACCATGGAAAAATGA
- a CDS encoding DUF1188 domain-containing protein, protein MIEMGSYETGITETVRTFFSEYTVHDIIRHIGKTKASAVTGWLDDIKLRPERALIIGSYFTGAFIAESLDCEVTVVDINPQLKFLLGEGVEFHDSIHDVSGTWDLIVDTTGLGGVGEDELSGLDSGAFLVEDPTSDGSDGTIMRLNETEERLDMIESDYRGSLRTWGLRTKTSGTMTLTVEVLRRSMADIMELDGVLYSTATLEFFERLLFRKKDPAGFLSRLESTALMVSSLLDVDCDTVLERNLSMIKSRVIPADLFK, encoded by the coding sequence ATGATTGAAATGGGATCCTATGAGACAGGAATAACAGAGACCGTCAGGACTTTCTTCTCGGAATACACGGTCCATGACATAATCAGACATATAGGTAAAACCAAGGCCTCTGCAGTCACAGGGTGGCTTGATGATATCAAACTCAGACCAGAAAGGGCCCTTATAATCGGTTCATACTTCACAGGAGCATTCATTGCAGAGAGCCTTGACTGTGAGGTCACGGTGGTTGATATAAATCCCCAGCTGAAATTCCTCCTTGGTGAGGGTGTGGAATTCCATGATAGCATCCATGATGTGAGCGGGACCTGGGACCTCATCGTAGACACAACGGGCCTGGGTGGTGTGGGGGAGGATGAACTCTCAGGCCTTGATTCAGGAGCATTCCTCGTTGAGGACCCCACCTCTGATGGCAGTGACGGAACCATAATGAGGTTAAATGAAACAGAAGAAAGGCTTGATATGATTGAATCAGACTACAGGGGATCCCTCCGTACCTGGGGGCTTAGGACAAAGACCTCGGGCACCATGACCCTCACCGTTGAGGTCCTCAGACGGTCAATGGCTGACATCATGGAACTTGATGGTGTCCTCTACAGCACCGCCACCCTTGAGTTCTTTGAAAGGCTACTCTTCAGGAAGAAGGACCCTGCAGGTTTCCTCAGTCGCCTAGAATCTACGGCCCTTATGGTGTCCTCCCTCCTTGACGTTGACTGTGACACGGTCCTTGAGAGAAACCTTTCCATGATAAAATCCAGGGTGATCCCTGCAGACTTATTTAAATGA